A genomic segment from Colletotrichum higginsianum IMI 349063 chromosome 5, whole genome shotgun sequence encodes:
- a CDS encoding tRNA (cytidine(32)/guanosine(34)-2'-O)-methyltransferase, protein MGKSSKDKRDAYYRLAKEQGWRARSAFKLLQLDEEFDLFANVTRVVDLCAAPGSWSQVLSRVLIKGEKFGRSAWQDREAKFRQEMLGVFPATAGSAAAASEAKHQTDEAADEAQPRKDVKIVSIDLQPISPLPGIITLRADITHPATVPLLLKALDPDYDANSNSKQATDRVDLVISDGAPDVTGLHDLDIYVQSQLLFAALNLALCVLKPGGKFVAKIFRGRNVDLLYAQLKIFFETVIVAKPRSSRASSVEAFIVCINFQPPAGFQASLENPLGVGHQLPEMVEERRSQLPVIADALMQDPATGKWNAAPTATASRGDGQIVEVEAYDETDETTDHEKNIRWIAPFIACGDLSAFDSDASYQLPEDHVSLDPVQPPTAPPYKRAIALRKAAGGAYGKTSVKV, encoded by the exons ATGGGAAAATCCTCCAAGGACAAGCGCGACGCCTACTACCGCCTCGCCAAGGAGCAGGGCTGGCGTGCACGCAGCGCCTtcaagctgctgcagctggaCGAGG AGTTCGACCTCTTCGCCAACGTCACCAGAGTTGTTGACCTGTGCGCCGCCCCCGGGAGTTGGTCTCAGGTGCTGTCCCGCGTCCTCATCAAGGGGGAGAAGTTCGGCCGCTCGGCATGGCAGGACCGCGAGGCCAAGTTCCGCCAGGAGATGCTCGGCGTCttccccgccaccgccggatccgccgccgccgcatctGAGGCTAAGCATcagacggacgaggccgcggacGAAGCTCAACCCCGCAAGGACGTCAAGATCGTGTCCATCGACCTGCAGCCCATCAGCCCTCTCCCGGGCATCATCACGCTGCGGGCCGACATCACGCACCCCGCCACtgtgccgctgctgctcaaGGCCCTCGACCCCGACTACGACGCCAACTCTAACAGCAAGCAGGCGACCGACCGCGTCGACCTGGTCATCAGCGACGGCGCTCCCGACGTCACCGGTCTCCACGACCTGGACATCTACGTCCAGTCTCAGCTGCTCTTCGCCGCGCTTAACCTCGCCCTCTGCGTGCTCAAGCCGGGCGGCAAATTCGTCGCCAAGATCTTTCGAGGCCGCAACGTCGACCTCCTCTACGCCCAGCTCAAGATCTTCTTCGagaccgtcatcgtcgcgaAGCCGAGGTCGTCACGCGCGAGCAGTGTCGAGGCCTTCATCGTGTGCATCAACTTCCAGCCCCCCGCCGGCTTCCAGGCCAGCCTCGAGAACCCGCTGGGCGTCGGTCACCAGCTGCCCGAGATGGTGGAAGAGCGCAGGAGCCAGCTGCCTGTCATCGCCGATGCGCTGATGCAGGACCCCGCCACGGGCAAGTGGAATGCTGCTCCTACCGCGACGGCCAGCAGGGGCGATGGACAGATCGTAGAGGTGGAGGCGTACGACGAAACGGACGAGACGACGGATCACGAGAAGAACATTAGATGGATCGCTCCCTTCATTGCTTGCGGCGATCTGTCGGCCTTCGACTCCGATGCCTCCTATCAACTGCCCGAGGACCACGTCTCTCTCGACCCCGTGCAGCCCCCGACTGCACCTCCCTACAAGCGCGCCATCGCACTGAGaaaggccgccggcggagcGTACGGTAAGACCTCTGTCAAGGTGTAA
- a CDS encoding DEAD/DEAH box helicase, whose amino-acid sequence MQHKRKQQPSEAGQNPLKRQKSTTNQKNAPSKKRKVAASALPWKKVEVPEMFDDAEGFYGLEVIEGVDVIKDGENIEFVAAIPSGDDEKNQNDNDGDEFEGFSDSEPAPAQLETVKEEAKKDSKAAPKKTKKEKKAAKAEQQAKDDKPAETPADKTDETDAADPTTQEPKDKKKNKKEKKQKKTQPKPEDAKLENSDFTALQKVEEAEEDLDMTPWVDLGLSPATVSAIAKLKFAKPTKIQASTIPEILAGHDVIGKASTGSGKTLAFSIPIVEDWLDKYEEKADGGKPEKADNTPLALILSPTRELAHQITNHIKNLCAGLVNAPFVCSVTGGLSVFKQQRQLAKADIVIGTPGRLWEVISGSRELLAGFRQIRYLVVDEADRLLSEGHFKEAGEILDALDREVIEEDDDDDDEKSLSARQTLVFSATFHQGLQQKLAGKGKWGLMSEEESMEYLLKKLNFREEKPKFIDVNPAKQMASGLKEGLIECGGMEKDLYLYTVILLNPNRRTLVFTNSISAVRRLAPFLQNLNINATALHSQMAQKARLRSVEKFTATKPNTTAVLIATDVAARGLDIPGIDQVIHYHVPRAADMYVHRSGRTARAERTGLSIILCGPEEVVPTRRLAAKVHAGQASKKKYFMRTIDIDRRIASRLKPRVDLAKKLTDATLAKEKGTKDEDWVKAAAEELGVEYDSEELDKAGSWTGRGSQRKKKQQEDKNITKAEMGAMRAQLRELLSRRVNSGVSEKYITSGSIDVEELLRGGTGDFLGKVDGLDLEDL is encoded by the exons ATGCAGCACAAGAGGAAACAGCAGCCCTCCGAGGCCGGCCAGAACCCCCTCAAGCGCCAAAAGTCCACCACCAACCAAAAGAATGCGCCctccaagaagcgcaaggtTGCCGCCAGCGCCCTGCCTTGGAAGAAGGTCGAGGTCCCCGAGAtgttcgacgacgccgagggtTTCTACGGCCTGGAGGTCATTGAGGGTGTTGATGTCATCAAGGATGGCGAGAACATCGAGTTT GTCGCGGCCATTCCCTccggcgatgacgagaagaaccaaaacgacaacgacggcgacgagttCGAAGGCTTCAGCGACTCTGAACCAGCCCCTGCGCAACTCGAAACCgtgaaggaggaggccaagaaagACAGCAAGGCGGcaccgaagaagacgaagaaggaaaagaaggccGCAAAGGCAGAGCAGCAGGCAAAGGACGACAAGCCAGCTGAAACCCCCGCCGACAAGACCGACGAGACAGACGCCGCCGATCCCACGACTCAAGAACCCaaagacaagaagaagaacaagaaggagaagaagcagaaaaAGACACAGCCCAAGCCCGAAGACGCCAAGCTCGAGAACAGCGACTTCACCGCCCTGCAAAAAGTagaagaggccgaggaggacctcgacATGACCCCCTGGGTCGATCTCGGTCTCTCGCCCGCCACCGTctcggccatcgccaagctcaAGTTCGCGAAGCCGACAAAGATCCAGGCGTCCACGATACCTGAGATTCTAGCTGGCCACGACGTCATCGGAAAGGCCTCGACCGGTTCTGGTAAGACGCTGGCGTTCTCGATCCCCATCGTCGAGGACTGGCTCGACAAGtacgaggagaaggccgacggcggcaagcCCGAAAAGGCCGACAACACACCCCTGGCGCTGATcctgtcgccgacgagagAACTGGCCCACCAGATCACGAACCACATCAAGAACCTCTGCGCCGGCCTGGTCAACGCGCCCTTTGTCTGCTCCGTCACGGGTGGTTTGTCCGTGTTCAAGCAGCAGAGACagctggccaaggccgacatCGTCATCGGTACGCCGGGACGTCTGTGGGAGGTCATCAGCGGCAGCAGGGAGCTGCTCGCCGGCTTCAGGCAGATCAGGTACTTGgtggtcgacgaggccgacagGCTGCTGAGTGAGGGACACttcaaggaggccggcgagatcctcgacgccctggaTCGTGAGGTCAttgaggaggatgacgatgacgacgacgagaagagccTTTCGGCCAGGCAAACGCTCGTCTTCTCGGCAACGTTCCATCAGGGCTTGCAGCAGAAGCTGGCCGGCAAGGGCAAATGGGGGCTCATGTCGGAGGAGGAGTCGATGGAGTATTTGCTGAAGAAGCTCAACTTCCGTGAGGAGAAGCCCAAGTTCATCGACGTGAACCCGGCGAAGCAGATGGCGTCCGGTCTGAAGGAGGGCCTGATCGAGTGCGGTGGCATGGAGAAG GATCTGTACCTGTACACCGTTATCCTGCTCAACCCCAACCGCAGAACGCTCGTCTTCACAAACTCCATCagcgccgtccgccgcctcgcgcCTTTCCTCCAGAACCTCAACATCAACGCCACGGCCCTGCACTCCCAGATGGCACAAAAGGCCCGTCTCCGTTCCGTCGAAAAGTTCACCGCGACGAAgcccaacaccaccgccgtcctcatcgccaccgACGTCGCGGCCCGCGGTCTCGATATCCCTGGTATCGACCAGGTCATCCACTACCACGTGCCCCGCGCAGCCGACATGTACGTCCATCGCTCCGGTCGTACGGCGCGTGCCGAGCGCACCGGTCTGAGCATCATTCTCTGCGGGCCCGAAGAGGTCGTCCCGACGCGCAGGCTGGCGGCTAAGGTGCACGCCGGACAGGCGAGCAAGAAGAAGTACTTCATGCGGaccatcgacatcgaccgCCGCATCGCGTCCCGCCTCAAGCCGCGCGTGGACctggccaagaagctcaCGGACGCTAcgctggccaaggagaagggcaccaaggacgaggactgggtcaaggccgccgccgaggagctcggcgtcgagtaCGACagcgaggagctcgacaaggccggcaGCTGGACCGGGCGCGGCAGCCagcggaagaagaagcagcaggaggacaaGAACATCACAAAGGCCGAGATGGGCGCCATGAGGGCGCAGCTGCGCGAGCTGCTGTCGAGGCGCGTCAACTCCGGCGTCAGCGAGAAGTACATCACGTCGGGCagcatcgacgtcgaggagctgctccGGGGCGGGACGGGAGATTTCCTGGGCAAGGTCGACGGTCTGGACCTGGAGGACCtgtga
- a CDS encoding Acetyltransferase has protein sequence MPNQISKQWYKDDYLISTDRSLLDLGAINDAFDSELLWWTKRVSEDALRRIVDNSLCLGIYKLPGSTADIAGKKGPELVGLARIVTDYVTIGYLADIHVLPSHQGKGLAPWLMECLNEILDEWPDLRRFLLLTSSPQASKLYEQALGTFEWGQSHSGKLYLLEKRGPMMPDGPADADDED, from the exons ATGCCGAACCAGATCTCCAAGCAGTGGTACAAGGACGACTACCTCATCTCCACCGACCGGTcgctcctcgacctcggggCCATCAACGACGCTTTCGACTCGGAGCTACTGTGGTGGACGAAGCGTGTGTCGGAGGACGCCCTACGTAGGATTGTTGACAACTCGCTGTGTCTTGGTATCTACAAGCTCCCTGGGTCCACCGCCGATATCGCAG GCAAAAAGGGCCCCGAGCTCGTGGGTCTCGCTCGCATCGTCACGGACTATGTCACCATTGGCTACCTGGCCGACATCCACGTGCTGCCCTCGCACCAGGGCAAGGGCCTGGCTCCCTGGCTGATGGAGTGCCTAAACGAGATCTTGGACGAGTGGCCGGACCTGAGGCGCTTCCTGCtcttgacctcgtcgccccAGGCGAGTAAGCTGTACGAGCAGGCGTTGGGAACGTTTGAGTGGGGCCAATCGCACTCAGGGAAGCTGTATCTGCTCGAGAAGCGAGGCCCCATGATGCCCGATGGCCCGGCGGACGCGGACGACGAAGACTGA